Proteins found in one Candidatus Nitrosopelagicus brevis genomic segment:
- a CDS encoding NAD(P)H-hydrate epimerase — protein sequence MEITVDQMYQIENKGHDMGFLKKFMMENAGAVAVRRLVEKFGSVDSKNVVIFIGMGNNGGDGQVMARHLAGHNANVTVVLLGTPDKIKTEESSWNWSLLEKMPSVKLVTGNSTDFDFKPDIIIDGILGTGINGDIREPYASAINFINQTNCYKFAVDVPSGMDPQTGETASLFTKCDMTVTFHKMKQGIPKRKDLTGELFAEKIGIPPEAEIDVL from the coding sequence GTGGAAATAACTGTAGATCAAATGTATCAGATTGAAAACAAAGGTCATGATATGGGATTTTTAAAAAAATTCATGATGGAAAACGCAGGAGCCGTTGCTGTAAGAAGGCTAGTTGAGAAATTTGGAAGTGTAGATTCAAAAAATGTTGTAATATTTATTGGAATGGGAAATAATGGTGGAGATGGTCAAGTTATGGCAAGACATCTTGCAGGTCATAATGCAAATGTAACTGTTGTTTTACTTGGAACTCCTGATAAAATTAAAACTGAAGAAAGTAGTTGGAATTGGTCATTACTTGAAAAAATGCCTTCTGTTAAATTAGTTACAGGTAATTCAACTGACTTTGATTTTAAACCAGATATTATTATTGACGGAATTCTGGGTACTGGAATTAATGGTGATATAAGAGAGCCATATGCATCTGCAATCAATTTCATTAATCAAACTAACTGTTACAAGTTTGCTGTTGATGTTCCATCTGGAATGGATCCTCAGACAGGAGAAACTGCCTCACTTTTTACAAAATGTGACATGACTGTAACTTTTCATAAAATGAAACAAGGAATTCCAAAGAGAAAAGATTTGACCGGGGAATTATTTGCTGAAAAGATAGGAATTCCGCCTGAAGCGGAGATAGATGTTTTGTGA
- a CDS encoding hydroxyacylglutathione hydrolase family protein, producing MIVHQIPVGPMQNFSYIVEDESTHEAIVIDPSWDLDKIISIIDEQNLQPKYIVNTHWHDDHTRGNEELAKMLSVKIVQHEASTLQNDMTVKNGDSIKFGCSELVVYHTPGHSKDSICLVGDGKIFSGDTLFVGNCGRIDLPGGSASELYHSLFDVLHSLDDNLVMYPGHDYGMAATSTIGNEKTTNPVMQKITEDSFVDRMGG from the coding sequence GTGATTGTTCATCAAATTCCTGTTGGCCCAATGCAAAATTTTTCTTACATTGTTGAGGATGAATCCACGCATGAAGCAATTGTGATTGATCCGTCTTGGGATTTAGACAAAATTATTTCTATAATTGATGAACAAAATCTTCAACCAAAATATATTGTAAATACACATTGGCATGATGATCATACACGAGGAAATGAGGAATTAGCAAAAATGTTGAGTGTAAAAATTGTACAACACGAAGCATCCACATTACAAAATGATATGACTGTAAAAAATGGCGATTCAATAAAATTCGGATGTTCCGAACTTGTTGTATATCATACACCTGGACATTCCAAAGATAGCATTTGTCTTGTAGGTGACGGAAAAATCTTTTCAGGAGATACTCTTTTTGTTGGAAATTGTGGTCGAATTGATTTACCTGGAGGTAGTGCAAGTGAACTCTATCATAGCTTATTTGATGTATTGCATAGTTTAGATGATAATCTTGTAATGTATCCTGGACATGATTATGGTATGGCTGCAACATCAACCATTGGAAATGAAAAGACTACAAATCCTGTAATGCAAAAGATCACTGAAGATTCTTTTGTAGATAGAATGGGTGGATAA
- the cobT gene encoding nicotinate mononucleotide-dependent phosphoribosyltransferase CobT has translation MSIICHGDVVNAKKFLHDLSKKRFTFGLVASYSETCEIPGITIAGADKEFLKFTAPADSEYIEYGKCVCIPGIPISPDGKPTPALLTRVSLNAAKIPHFVVNAGSKVAPSLCYFDADILPGKNISESPAMSIEQVKSGIEYGKNLGKIMSQNTDCLVIGECIPGGTTTALTVLRAFGLECNVSSSMQNNPLDLKNKIVSDALKRKKSDDALEIIANFGDPMMPVCAGMLSSASKNCHVILAGGTQMLAVLQLAKQIGYNAENSAIGCTSYIIDDSQAKFLETLEQIDNLAVLSCDPCLHNSQHFGFRSYADGFVKEGAGAGGAIIASLLKTENSVENLFTLFEQEYKRIST, from the coding sequence GTGTCAATCATCTGCCACGGAGATGTAGTAAATGCAAAAAAATTCCTACATGATCTTTCAAAAAAACGATTTACATTTGGTTTAGTAGCATCATATAGTGAAACCTGTGAAATTCCTGGAATTACTATTGCAGGTGCTGACAAAGAATTTCTAAAGTTTACCGCACCTGCAGATTCTGAATATATTGAATATGGGAAATGTGTTTGTATACCTGGAATTCCAATTTCTCCTGATGGAAAACCTACGCCTGCATTACTAACTCGAGTCTCATTAAATGCTGCAAAAATTCCACATTTTGTTGTAAACGCTGGAAGTAAAGTTGCACCATCCCTGTGCTACTTTGATGCTGATATACTTCCTGGAAAAAATATTTCTGAATCTCCTGCAATGTCTATTGAACAGGTGAAATCTGGAATTGAATATGGAAAAAATTTGGGTAAAATCATGTCGCAGAATACGGATTGTCTTGTAATTGGTGAGTGTATTCCTGGTGGAACTACTACGGCGCTAACAGTTTTGAGAGCATTTGGATTGGAGTGTAATGTAAGTTCTAGTATGCAGAACAATCCTTTGGATTTAAAAAATAAAATTGTGTCAGATGCATTAAAACGAAAAAAATCCGATGACGCTTTGGAAATAATTGCAAATTTTGGTGATCCAATGATGCCTGTATGTGCAGGTATGTTATCATCTGCATCAAAAAATTGTCACGTAATATTGGCAGGTGGCACACAAATGCTTGCTGTGTTGCAACTTGCAAAACAGATTGGTTATAACGCAGAAAATTCTGCAATTGGGTGTACTTCTTACATAATTGATGACTCTCAAGCAAAATTTCTTGAAACTTTAGAACAAATTGACAACCTTGCTGTACTATCATGTGACCCGTGTTTACATAATTCCCAACACTTTGGATTTCGTTCTTACGCAGATGGTTTTGTTAAAGAAGGAGCAGGAGCTGGTGGTGCTATAATTGCATCTTTACTCAAAACAGAAAATTCTGTAGAGAACCTGTTTACTTTGTTTGAGCAAGAATACAAAAGAATCTCTACTTGA